From Desmodus rotundus isolate HL8 chromosome 12, HLdesRot8A.1, whole genome shotgun sequence, one genomic window encodes:
- the GABARAPL2 gene encoding gamma-aminobutyric acid receptor-associated protein-like 2, giving the protein MKWMFKEDHSLEHRCVESAKIRAKYPDRVPVIVEKVSGSQIVDIDKRKYLVPSDITVAQFMWIIRKRIQLPSEKAIFLFVDKTVPQSSLTMGQLYEKEKDEDGFLYVAYSGENTFGF; this is encoded by the exons ATGAAGTGGATGTTTAAGGAGGACCACTCTCTGG AACACAGATGTGTGGAATCCGCGAAGATCCGAGCGAAATATCCGGACCGGGTTCCG GTGATTGTGGAAAAAGTCTCCGGCTCTCAGATTGTTGACATTGACAAACGGAAGTACCTGGTTCCATCCGACATCACTGTGGCTCAGTTCATGTGGATCATCAGGAAAAGGATCCAGCTTCCTTCTGAAAAGGCAATCTTCCTGTTTGTGGACAAGACAGTCCCACAGTCCAG cctaactatgggacaactttacgagaaggaaaaagatgaagatGGATTCTTGTACGTGGCCTACAGTGGAGAGAACACGTTTGGCTTCTGA